DNA sequence from the Borrelia sp. A-FGy1 genome:
ATAAGTCAAACTAGATATGCTAAAATTAAAGTGTTAAAGAGAGTTAATATGTTGGAATTGCACAAAAGATTTTTGCCCAGCAATTTGGTTGGTACTGTTGTTGAAGTGAAAGATGATTGTTTAGCTATTGAAGTTGCAATAGAGAGTAAAAGAGTAATACTTCCTGCTGTACGTATGATTGCTGGATTTGAATTTGATTATGTACCATCTGTTGGAACTGAGGTAGTAATTGGATTTATTAATAATAAATTTGATCAACCATTTGTTATTGGGGCTCTTAGTGGAATTGGTTGTAGGAAAGATAGTATAAGTTGCGATAAGGTCTCACTTGATGCAGGCGAGCGTAGGGTTGTAATTAAGAATAAAAAAGCCAGTAATAAGCTTATCTTGGAAAAGATTAATCAAAATGTTAATACTCTTAAGAATGAGATTAGTGCAGGACTAAAGGTAAATGTTACTCTAAGAGGAACTGCTACCACTGCTACTGGTGTTGTATTAG
Encoded proteins:
- a CDS encoding phage baseplate assembly protein V — its product is MLELHKRFLPSNLVGTVVEVKDDCLAIEVAIESKRVILPAVRMIAGFEFDYVPSVGTEVVIGFINNKFDQPFVIGALSGIGCRKDSISCDKVSLDAGERRVVIKNKKASNKLILEKINQNVNTLKNEISAGLKVNVTLRGTATTATGVVLDIIAPVTGTASKDIILDTYPDNAIDNLFQ